A stretch of the Streptomyces sp. NBC_00654 genome encodes the following:
- a CDS encoding S28 family serine protease translates to MRHKLLPALLCAGIVTATGVLTGPAAVAAGSTPSAPGSVSAATDVREQLDRIPGLTVLSQTLKDGFPFYTLTLTQPVDHRNPARGTFQQRLTLWHRAATAPMVLYTGGYSLATSTREITTLLGANQVSVEHRYFSESRPATVDWRDLNVWQEASDEHAVVEALKTVYTAKWLGTGASKGGMTQVYHERFYPDDLDAVVAYVAPNDADNKDDSGYERFFRTVGTPACRAALNAVQREMLVRRDRILPRFEATVKERGLTFRHLGSADRAFEFSVLDQVWNFWQSGTHTDCPAVPDARTAGDEELYAWSLEHGLSIYSDDGAGADGSGPYYRQAAAQLGWADLKFKHLRDVRNHPDIYRPNSVLPADMRTRYEGRTIKDVDRWVTRRGERMMFVYGQNDPWSAERFEPSPHDSMLFEAPDTNHGALISRLRPADRAKAEATLKRWAGR, encoded by the coding sequence TTGCGCCACAAACTGCTTCCCGCCCTGCTCTGCGCCGGAATCGTCACCGCCACCGGTGTGCTGACCGGCCCGGCGGCCGTCGCGGCCGGCTCTACGCCGTCCGCCCCCGGCTCCGTCTCCGCCGCCACGGACGTACGCGAACAGCTCGACCGGATACCGGGACTCACCGTCCTCTCGCAGACCCTCAAGGACGGATTTCCCTTCTACACGCTCACGCTGACGCAGCCCGTCGACCACCGGAACCCGGCCCGCGGTACCTTCCAGCAGCGGCTGACGCTCTGGCACAGGGCGGCGACCGCCCCGATGGTGCTCTACACCGGCGGCTACTCGCTGGCCACGTCCACCCGGGAGATCACCACCCTCCTCGGCGCCAACCAGGTCAGCGTCGAGCACCGCTACTTCAGCGAGTCCCGGCCCGCGACCGTCGACTGGCGCGACCTGAACGTGTGGCAGGAGGCGAGCGACGAACACGCCGTCGTCGAGGCCCTGAAGACGGTCTACACCGCCAAGTGGCTCGGCACGGGCGCGTCCAAGGGCGGAATGACGCAGGTCTACCACGAGCGCTTCTACCCGGACGACCTGGACGCCGTCGTCGCCTACGTCGCACCGAACGACGCGGACAACAAGGACGACAGCGGGTACGAGAGGTTCTTCCGGACCGTCGGCACGCCCGCATGCCGGGCCGCGCTCAACGCCGTACAGCGGGAGATGCTGGTGCGGCGGGACCGGATACTGCCCCGCTTCGAGGCCACCGTCAAGGAGCGGGGGCTCACCTTCCGCCACCTCGGATCGGCCGACCGGGCCTTCGAGTTCTCGGTGCTGGACCAGGTCTGGAACTTCTGGCAGAGCGGTACGCACACCGACTGCCCGGCCGTCCCCGACGCGCGTACCGCCGGTGACGAGGAGCTGTACGCCTGGTCGCTGGAGCACGGGCTGAGCATCTACTCCGACGACGGCGCCGGAGCCGACGGCAGCGGACCGTACTACCGCCAGGCGGCCGCCCAACTGGGCTGGGCCGACCTGAAGTTCAAGCATCTCAGGGACGTACGGAACCACCCGGACATCTATCGGCCGAACTCCGTGCTGCCCGCGGACATGCGTACCCGGTACGAGGGCCGCACCATCAAGGACGTCGACCGCTGGGTGACCCGTCGGGGCGAGCGGATGATGTTCGTCTACGGGCAGAACGACCCGTGGAGCGCCGAGCGGTTCGAGCCGTCCCCGCACGACTCGATGCTCTTCGAGGCGCCGGACACCAACCACGGCGCGCTGATCTCCAGGCTGAGGCCCGCGGACCGGGCGAAGGCGGAGGCGACGCTGAAGC
- a CDS encoding MFS transporter, whose protein sequence is MAGSAVGRVLRDRTAGRYLAGVVVSGFGTSAMWLTAGIWVKSLTGSDSLAALTVFAMWAPVLIGPALGAVADRLPGKPLLVRVNAAMAVLLLTLPLVGSAGRIWLVFVVLVLYGVSGVLVDAAEAALVARSVDPVLLGDLNGLRMSANEGMKLLAPLAGAGLYARFGGGTVAVLDAATFVLAALIFARLPVREEAREPLRSGAGEDSRWKELTRGARQLRESPVLRPLVCAGAATMLLAGLNGAAAYAYVDDVLGRSPAYTGLLYAAQGAGSVAVGLLAGPLLRRLGERVFAGAGIALFAVAVGARALPYDAVAPVSAVAIGFGLPCVLIAAMTAVQRETPDAALGRTAATANSLMMAPNALALALGAGLVAVLDTRVLLALTGVLGLFAAVLPGRGRRGAPRPVRTGGGG, encoded by the coding sequence ATGGCAGGGTCAGCGGTGGGCAGGGTGCTCCGGGACCGCACGGCGGGGCGGTATCTGGCGGGGGTGGTCGTCTCCGGTTTCGGAACCTCGGCGATGTGGCTCACGGCCGGGATCTGGGTCAAGTCGCTCACCGGGTCCGACTCCCTCGCCGCACTGACCGTGTTCGCGATGTGGGCGCCGGTGCTCATCGGTCCGGCGCTCGGCGCGGTCGCCGACCGGCTGCCGGGAAAGCCGCTGCTGGTCCGGGTGAACGCCGCGATGGCGGTCCTGCTGTTGACGCTGCCGCTGGTCGGTTCGGCCGGGCGGATCTGGCTGGTCTTCGTGGTCCTGGTGCTCTACGGGGTGAGCGGGGTGCTCGTGGACGCGGCGGAAGCGGCCCTGGTCGCACGGTCGGTGGACCCCGTACTGCTGGGCGACCTCAACGGGCTGCGGATGAGCGCCAACGAGGGGATGAAGCTGCTCGCCCCGCTCGCCGGCGCGGGACTGTACGCACGGTTCGGCGGCGGGACGGTGGCGGTGCTGGACGCGGCGACCTTCGTCCTGGCCGCGCTGATCTTCGCACGGCTGCCGGTACGGGAGGAGGCGCGGGAGCCGCTGCGGAGCGGGGCCGGGGAGGATTCGCGGTGGAAGGAACTGACGCGGGGCGCACGGCAGTTGCGGGAATCGCCGGTGCTGCGGCCCCTGGTGTGCGCCGGAGCGGCGACGATGCTGCTCGCCGGGCTGAACGGGGCGGCGGCCTACGCCTATGTCGACGATGTGCTCGGCCGCTCCCCCGCGTACACCGGACTGCTGTACGCGGCTCAGGGCGCCGGTTCGGTGGCGGTCGGGCTGCTGGCCGGACCGCTGCTGCGGCGACTGGGCGAGCGGGTGTTCGCGGGGGCCGGGATCGCGCTGTTCGCGGTTGCCGTGGGGGCGCGTGCGCTGCCGTACGACGCGGTGGCCCCGGTGAGCGCCGTGGCGATCGGGTTCGGGCTGCCGTGCGTACTGATCGCGGCCATGACGGCCGTGCAGCGGGAGACACCGGACGCGGCGCTCGGCCGGACGGCGGCGACGGCCAACTCGCTGATGATGGCGCCCAACGCGCTGGCGCTGGCGCTCGGCGCGGGGCTCGTCGCGGTGCTGGACACCCGCGTGCTGCTGGCGCTGACGGGCGTGCTGGGGCTGTTCGCGGCGGTGCTGCCGGGCCGGGGCCGCCGGGGGGCGCCGCGGCCGGTACGGACCGGCGGGGGAGGCTGA
- a CDS encoding 5-dehydro-4-deoxyglucarate dehydratase, giving the protein MSSAPLAARLTHVAGPLFFPVTAYGPDGTVDLDTFRTHVRRGIDAGAAAVFACCGTGEFHALTQEEFRLVVTAAVEETAGRVPVVAGAGYGTALAVQYAKLAEEAGADGLLAMPPYLVVADQEGLLNHYAALAAATSLETIVYQRDNAVFTPQTVVALARTPGVIGLKDGHGDLDLMQRIVSAVRTQLPGGDFLYFNGLPTAELTGPAYRGIGVTLYSSAVFAFAPDIALAFYRALEAGDDGLVNALLDRFYRPLVELRAQGRGYAVSLVKAAVRLQGLDVGGVRTPLTEPTAAHVKDLAGIIASGRALLEEYADGERV; this is encoded by the coding sequence GTGTCCTCAGCCCCCCTTGCCGCCCGGCTCACCCATGTCGCCGGGCCGCTCTTCTTCCCCGTCACCGCGTACGGGCCTGACGGCACCGTCGACCTCGACACCTTCCGTACACATGTGCGCCGGGGCATCGACGCCGGTGCGGCAGCGGTCTTCGCCTGCTGCGGTACGGGCGAGTTCCACGCGCTGACCCAGGAGGAGTTCCGCCTCGTCGTCACCGCCGCGGTCGAGGAGACCGCCGGCCGGGTCCCCGTCGTCGCGGGCGCCGGATACGGCACGGCACTCGCGGTCCAGTACGCGAAGCTGGCCGAGGAGGCGGGGGCCGACGGGCTCCTCGCCATGCCCCCGTACCTCGTCGTCGCCGACCAGGAGGGGCTGCTGAACCACTACGCCGCCCTCGCGGCGGCCACCTCCCTGGAGACGATCGTCTACCAGCGCGACAACGCGGTCTTCACCCCGCAGACCGTCGTCGCCCTCGCCCGGACGCCCGGGGTCATCGGGCTCAAGGACGGTCACGGCGACCTCGACCTGATGCAGCGCATCGTCAGCGCCGTACGCACCCAGCTGCCCGGCGGGGACTTCCTGTACTTCAACGGTCTGCCCACCGCCGAGCTGACCGGCCCGGCCTACCGGGGCATCGGCGTCACGCTCTACTCCTCCGCCGTCTTCGCCTTCGCCCCGGACATCGCCCTCGCCTTCTACCGGGCCCTGGAAGCCGGCGACGACGGCCTGGTCAACGCGCTGCTCGACCGCTTCTACCGGCCCCTGGTCGAACTGCGCGCCCAGGGCCGCGGATACGCCGTCTCCCTGGTCAAGGCGGCCGTCCGGCTCCAGGGCCTGGACGTCGGCGGGGTACGCACCCCGCTCACCGAGCCGACCGCCGCCCACGTCAAGGACCTGGCCGGGATCATCGCGAGCGGCCGCGCGCTGCTGGAGGAGTACGCGGACGGGGAGCGGGTGTGA
- a CDS encoding NAD(P)-dependent oxidoreductase produces the protein MPAPRTVLLTGAAGGLGTLMRGLLPSYGYELRLFDVAPVEGEPDAITADLGDREALRAAVRGTDAVIHLAGISLEASFDRILRANIEGTYNLYEAAREEGVRRIVFASSNHVIGHTPRPVPGDPPLPVGTTRRPDTFYGLSKSFGEDLAQLYWDKHGIETVSVRIGSCFAEPTSVRMLSLWLSPADGARLFHAALTAEDVGHTVVYGSSDNTRLWWDLTTARALGYEPRDDSEGYAAGLIAEQGELDPANPDHAHLGGHFVTDPPIWPR, from the coding sequence ATGCCCGCTCCCCGCACTGTCCTGCTCACCGGCGCCGCAGGCGGCCTCGGCACCCTGATGCGGGGGCTGCTGCCCTCGTACGGCTACGAACTCCGGCTCTTCGACGTGGCCCCGGTCGAGGGCGAACCCGACGCGATCACCGCCGATCTGGGCGACAGGGAGGCCCTGCGCGCGGCGGTGCGGGGCACCGACGCGGTCATCCACCTCGCGGGCATCTCCCTGGAAGCCTCCTTCGACAGGATTCTGCGCGCGAACATCGAGGGGACGTACAACCTCTACGAAGCCGCACGCGAGGAAGGCGTGCGCCGCATCGTCTTCGCCTCCTCCAACCACGTCATCGGCCACACCCCGCGCCCGGTCCCCGGCGATCCGCCGCTCCCCGTCGGCACCACGCGCCGCCCCGACACCTTCTACGGCCTGTCCAAGTCCTTCGGGGAGGATCTGGCCCAGCTCTACTGGGACAAGCACGGCATCGAGACCGTCTCCGTGCGCATCGGGTCCTGCTTCGCCGAGCCGACATCGGTACGGATGCTGTCGCTCTGGCTGAGCCCCGCCGACGGCGCCCGGCTCTTCCACGCCGCGCTCACCGCCGAGGACGTCGGGCACACCGTCGTGTACGGCTCCTCCGACAACACCCGCCTGTGGTGGGACCTGACGACCGCCAGGGCGCTCGGGTACGAACCGAGGGACGACTCGGAGGGCTACGCGGCGGGGCTCATCGCCGAACAGGGCGAACTGGACCCCGCCAACCCCGACCACGCCCATCTGGGCGGCCACTTCGTGACCGACCCGCCCATCTGGCCGCGCTGA
- a CDS encoding TerD family protein yields the protein MTAMTPGSNIPLSAARVAVDVAAPVRLDVSGLLLTADGKVRSDDDFIFYNQPSGPGVTYRSGGGSAPDAIVVDTAAVPPGIEKIVVTASPDAAGQTFQGIEPTATVRNADDGSVLATFTPPQLGAETALVVIEIYLRNGAWKARAVGQGYANGLAGIATDFGVSVEEPAAPAAAPAAPPAPVPPAPPVPHTAPVDPRIAPPAPPAPPAAPAPAGSGKINLDKGRVSLQKNQTVSLVKGGRPLLSQVKMGLGWEPAFRGKDIDLDASVIAYGPNRNHLDSCYFGKLSILNGAVKHSGDNLTGEGAGDDEVIVVDLGRIPAEATGLVFTVNSFTGQKFTEVAKAYCRLLDAATGEELVRFDLTGAEPQTGVMMAKLIKQFSGEWEMTAMGEFVKSRTVRGMVKPAAKSL from the coding sequence ATGACCGCAATGACCCCCGGCTCGAACATCCCTCTCTCCGCCGCCCGCGTGGCGGTGGACGTCGCCGCTCCGGTGCGGCTCGACGTCTCGGGCCTGCTGCTCACCGCCGACGGCAAGGTGCGCTCCGACGACGACTTCATCTTCTACAACCAGCCCTCGGGCCCCGGGGTGACCTACCGCTCCGGCGGCGGTTCCGCGCCCGACGCGATCGTGGTGGACACCGCCGCGGTCCCGCCCGGCATCGAGAAGATCGTCGTCACCGCGAGCCCGGACGCCGCCGGCCAGACCTTCCAGGGCATCGAGCCCACCGCCACCGTGCGCAACGCGGACGACGGCAGCGTGCTCGCCACCTTCACCCCGCCCCAGCTGGGCGCCGAGACGGCGCTGGTGGTCATCGAGATCTATCTGCGCAACGGCGCCTGGAAGGCCCGCGCGGTCGGCCAGGGCTATGCGAACGGACTCGCGGGCATCGCCACGGACTTCGGTGTCTCGGTCGAGGAGCCCGCGGCCCCGGCCGCCGCCCCGGCCGCCCCTCCGGCCCCGGTCCCGCCCGCCCCTCCGGTCCCGCACACCGCCCCGGTGGACCCGCGGATCGCTCCCCCCGCACCGCCCGCCCCTCCGGCCGCACCCGCGCCCGCGGGCTCCGGCAAGATCAACCTCGACAAGGGCCGGGTCAGCCTCCAGAAGAACCAGACCGTGTCCCTGGTCAAGGGCGGCCGGCCGCTGCTCTCGCAGGTCAAGATGGGCCTCGGCTGGGAGCCCGCGTTCCGCGGCAAGGACATCGACCTGGACGCCTCGGTGATCGCCTACGGCCCGAACCGCAACCACCTGGACAGCTGCTACTTCGGCAAGCTCTCCATCCTGAACGGTGCGGTCAAGCACTCCGGCGACAACCTCACGGGCGAGGGCGCGGGTGACGACGAGGTGATCGTCGTGGATCTGGGCCGTATCCCCGCCGAGGCCACCGGACTGGTCTTCACGGTGAACTCGTTCACCGGCCAGAAGTTCACCGAGGTCGCCAAGGCCTACTGCCGGCTGCTCGACGCGGCCACCGGCGAGGAGCTGGTCCGCTTCGACCTGACGGGCGCCGAGCCGCAGACCGGCGTGATGATGGCCAAGCTGATCAAGCAGTTCTCCGGTGAGTGGGAGATGACCGCCATGGGCGAGTTCGTGAAGTCGCGCACCGTGCGCGGCATGGTGAAGCCCGCCGCCAAGTCCCTGTAG